The genome window CAAACTGCGGCGTCCAACTAAAGCATGGTTTTTCAAACGCAGTTCCTTTGCTAGACGGGTTTTGACCAGGTTTACATCCATTTGGCTCCTGGGTTACTGAATCTGAACTGCACGTATAAGCATTAATTCACGGATTTTTTGTACGGACAACTGCAGGTACGATTAATTGAGTGCATGATTTTGTATTGAACGTGTTTGATAATAGGTCATCTATCTGCTTAGGTTGATTTTGTAGGTGGAGATCAATCTAAACTACAATCCCTCACCCACGATTTCTGTTGATTTCATTACCAAGAAATTTGAGAAAGGTTAGAACAGTTTTGTGCAAATGAAATATTTGTGTTGTGATACAGAAGGAATATTTTTGAatcttttttgaatatttttttttgatattataggCATTTGAATGGAAAgatttgtcttttaattcttttggattcaatttatttgatttttgttataatttgccATGTATGATTTCTTATTTATGGTTAGTATAATTCAAAGGTCATAAAGTGTTTGTTAGAATGTCTAACTAAGCAAATTGTTCTTTGTGTTTTTTGATGCCATTGTGAAGTCATTTAAGAGTATCAATATTGTGGACATAACAGATGCACATAGCAGATGGTTCGCAAGATTAGATATGCAAGTTATTTCATTTTAAGGCAGAGCGATCCtttagatgttatatttttattgatgttTCTTCCTGACACTATAGGCTAGGGACTCTGGAGAGCTTGAAGATATTGGTATAAAAGTTGAGCTTGCATGGTCATTTTACTGGTAAATCAAAACTTTCATTCTTTATATATGAAAAGACAAGTAGCTATGAGTTTTATATGCTCCATATCTATTGTATATTAAGAACTTTCATTGACTGCACATGAATTGAAATCATGGTTAGCTCCAATAGCTTTAGCGTGGGATGCATAACATTGAAGCCTTTTCATTCACTTCTAAATTTGCACTTTTTGCCTGTAACAATGGCCAGTAAAAACCAGAACTTGAAAAGATGAGAGTGGTGACATTGTTATGCTATAAATTTAAGTTGGAGCAAAAAAAGAGGGTCTACATGGATTATCGAAACAAGACTAAGAACATTAGCTTTAGCATGGAATAAACAACTTATAcaacattatatttttatttttatgaatgtgTTGTGGATTCAAAATTTAGGTTAGCTTCAGTTAATGCATCAAAGTGAAGAGATTCTTCTTGCAGAAATCAGATCAAGTTATAAGGGCATTAGCTTTAGCATGGGATAAACGTCTTAGTTGACGAAATTGGTTTATTGCCTGATGATTTGCAGAATCTAATACATTCACTATCCTATGTGTAAGTTTTTAGAGCTCTTTTTTCCCCTGTCTAATATATGAATCATGTGTTCTTTTTCCACCAGGATAGATAAAAAAGATCCCCATAGGACTTGATTTTTGAGGATAGTGAATTACAAATCCAGGTTTCTCTCATGCTCTATGTTAGTacaatttatgaaattaaattatcaaGAACTTTAACGATTAGTTGTTCATGATTCATAGCTATGAAGAGTCGGAAACATGGACCAAAAATCGAAAGTTGTATGGTAATGGACAACAACTTACTTAAAGTTTGGTTATGAAATTAACATCTTAAATACGAGTAAGTTGCATGGTTCcttatagttatataatatttgtaccAATAGGTTCCTCAAAACTTATATATAGCAcaagataaataaaaacaatggcgcccaaaaatttatataatatacaaaacacAGTGTGAAGCAAGATTGAAAAGAAGTTACTGAACTAATAACCTGGAGGGAAATATCATATTGATTCCTTGAGCTAGATATATCTACTTTGCGAGCAATGGACTCCTGCTTAATTCGCCATGTCTTCTCTACACCTTCAGGTTCCAAAGATCTCCCTCAGTGGCATAAGCCACTACAAAAATGACAAATAATCCAAAATAtcaagttaaatttataataatataattcctAAATTCATATCACACATGACACTGCTCAACAAtgttaatattatatgataacaAAAACCTTTTCATCCTGCAGgcaaatataattacatatacacatatattacaAACGACACTGAAACATACcatttatataataaacatgTGTATTGTACtgcattattaaataatataataccaTTTGGGGATTTACCGTATTTAGTATCTGGTGTGCAAATATCCATTTAGGGATATGAATTTTTGGTATCAAGTTATCTTGTTCTTAAGGGCAgcatgaaatattataaatctgcTGCAATCATGACTTAAGGTAGCATGAAATATATCATACCAGTTCCTTATAATCTAACATTTTTCTCTCTCAGGTCGCTCTCCTTTCACTCCATTGATGTAAATAACATGACTCACCTGTGCCGAAAATCACCACCAGGCGCATCTAATTGCAACATGTCAGCAAAATCTAATATCACATTCCAACTCCCTCCCACGCAAGTTCACAAAGGAATAACAGTCAAGCAATGATCTACGTTCAGAGATGTGCTATATAATGGAAGACTTTCATAATGCAGATAATGGTATTGCTCAACCTCGAAATACGTTTATAGCTGTTTGAAATCATCTCTTTCCTATTTTCCAGTctcttataatatattttctctGATATAACATTATCTAATTATGTTTAACTTGTGTGGAATTTATGGTACACAAATGTGGAATGAAGAGTGTAATAATAAGACGTCCAAAAGCCAAGCACCGACTTCTTCTCTGTGTTGCAAGAACAGAAATGTTAAGCTTCCAAAGAACCTCAGCCACCTGAACCACTAGCGTCTTTGTTGACAGGTGGTTTTAAGTCCAAGCATTGGGTGGTACATCCGATGTTATAGATCCTGACATaacattcaaattcaaatatgttGTAACCACTCTCAACTGTTATGATCAATGGACCAGCCACCATCTCCACGCAGAAATCCTTCCCGATCGACAGGTAGTTTTAGTTAACCTGCAATTCTAACACCTTCTTTCTTTGTCGGTATGCATCCTGTCCAAGGTCAACTATGCACCTAAAAAGCGTGGATCATTGTAATGTTTGTGTGATCATTACTGACGTTCCTTCTGTGCAGATATGGTGCTCGACGAAAAAGACTCGGCACGTTCTACAGAAAGTGAATTGGCAGGTATGTTCTTGGTACTTAATTAATATGGAACTTGGTATGCTCTGTATCATAAAAACATGGATTTAAACAACGACGACTTACAGGACGCAAGCGAGTAGTTCGGACGGGTGATCCATACTACGAGGCAGGTATACAGTTCTTTACTCCCCATTGTCAAACTTGATCTCCCCGTTGTTGATGATTTGCATCTCGCATTTGGTAGCCGTTAAACGTCGCAGCGTGGAACAGCACGCGATGAATTCTTGCACAAGAGGATGCTTTCACGATGCCTTCAAATGTCAACACAAGGAACAATGCTAATACAAATGCTGGTATGTCacttttttaagttttctccAAAGCAATAAAAAACCAGAGCTTACATGTGTATACCTACCTTAGTACTTTGCATATAACATGGTCACACTGCCTCTTTAGTACCTTATCAGTAGCTACTTAATCCCAATGGGTTAAATTTTCAAACTTGCCTCTTTAGTCTATTTTGTTACTTTGTTAATTTTTGATTAGATTAATGTACTTGCTCTTTGttaatctttttataaaatgatataaaagatACTCTTTGTTAatcttttataaaatgatataaaagatAACCACCAGGTTTTGAGAGAGCTGTTTTCACCTTTTAAAAGTAGAAATAGACAGAAGATGATCCAGTGGCAAACACTGGCAATTTGCAAAGATTATTTGCTGCCATGGCTATAGATACAATAGCACCTCCTGTATTCTCATGTCTGTGCATAGTGGTCATGATTCTTGGAGCAATACACAGAATATACATGCATTAAATATTAAGCATACCTCTGTTGTTGACTGGGTTCATATCTGGAATAAAGTTATCTGACTTTTTTTTCCGGATTTTATCAGATAAAGTTTTTACCGAAAGGCAACCTCTCCGATCTCTTGACATCAATGCGCCTGCTCTGAACATCCCTTTGTCACTCAGCAGCACGTCCCGGGGTTCAATCAAACGCAGCCATGTGTCACACACAAACTCTTTATCTGGAAGTAACAAAAGCACTTTTCATCGTCACTCTCCTCTTAAATATCATCAACTTTAATTGTATTTTACGATACCATGCTTCTTTCAGGTGTCGGCCAGTATGCTCCTGCTCATTATAATCAACCAAAGAAAATGTGTCAAAAGTAGTGGCCATGAGAAcacacaattatatattgatggatGTGGTAATTCTGAGGGTAAGTTATCATACTCCACGTGCACCATGTCTGCTGTTCAGTACATAATTGTAAAAGTCTAATGACCTATAATTTATTTCCAAAATGAGACAATTTCACGCGCAGCTCCCAGACGTAGAGGAAGAGGTCCTGCAGTTTCAAAGTTGTATTCGCACATGCTTGCTGTTGATGCTCCAGTGTATCAAAAAAGACTCAGTAAAAAAGGATGGTATTAGCTACACTACAGCCTTTTCGCATGGTTGGTGATGCTTGAACTGGCATGTAATACATGTGcttatgtgtattttttttatttttatgcatGTGCAGTTTCAAAGCCGCGACGTCGTGGTCCAGGggttaacaaaataataaattccaaGAATCAGTGATTGATCTTAACAAAGCGCCGAAGGCTGGTAATTATATTGCCTTTCGCTTTCCTCATAATTTCAATTCCAACAATCTTACCTACTGTTTAATTTTGCAGCAAAGAAACCAAGAACCAGAGGTCTAGGAATTGAAAAATTATTGGCGCAGAGGTTTGGTAATGAAGATGGCAATAAAACAGGTACTCAGGCAACTGCAATGGATGGTATTAATTCACTTCCCGCGTTAATACATATTTACGTTTCCTTCTCAGTAGTACACTCATTGTTTATGGATTCACATGCAGATGACATTAATACACCATGCACACAGGGAGCTACTCACAAGTCTCCAACTACTGCCGGTTAGTAGTGTGTTATGATGTCAAACTATATGACAAGTTGCTAATTAAATCTTCATTCTATATAAAGATTGCAGGACTCCCGGTAGCACTGTAACCTACCAGACAAGTGTTCCTCACTGCACAGCACAAACAGCATGCTCCTCACAACACGTCTGAGAATTCAAGTTCTACTTTCGCATCGTCTTATGTGTTGTCCCGGCTACACGAATCAGGTATTTTAAGCACCATTGCACAAGGACCTCAGCCTCTACATATCTTAatcaattttgatttatatactAGATGTATACATGCAGTCATATTTATTCGCAACAGAACAGTATTAGCCAATCAATCTGTTTGGTTGTTATCTTGCAGAGTCTAGCAGACCTTTCCGGCCAAGTAGTGCGCGTCTACGTCTGGTGTTAAGGATCTCTCCGGGATTTTGACGATGCAGCTGATGATACAGAGCATGATAATCTGTATGATGAAGGTACTGTGTTTGTTATAAGTAGTTTCAAATTAATTCATGTATTGTAAAATAGTCTACATACCAACTCATTTTCTGTACAGGTGAGGATGCGACTGAGGATTCTAATCCTGATATGTGGCAGGCTATGCCAACCTCGGTCCTCCAAATGCTATTTGCCGACAATGTAACGGAATAATGTGGGATATGGAGCGCAACAATAAATCAAATCCGAATGCAGCTCCAACTTTCTCTTTGTGTTGTAGAGTGGCCAAGTTGTTCTCCCCCCTGAGAAGCATGCTCCAGAGCCTCTAGCTTCTTTACTCTATGGAGGTCCCAAATCAACTCATTTTCGTAAGAACATCCGGGTGTATAATTGTATGTTTGCAATGTGTTCAGTGGTGGGAAATAGACCATAAAATAAATAGAGGTGGAGCGCCGTTCTGTTTCAAGATCAGAGGACAGAATCTTCATTTTATTGGAAGCCTCATTCCTGATGAAGGGGAAAAACCAAAGTTTTGTCAGCTATACATTTATGACACTGATAATGAGCATCTAACAGGATTGGTGCTGTTGGAGCAAAGGTCGATGATGTTGATCTAGACATAGTTGACAGTCTCACACGGATGCTTGACGAAAATAATAAGCTGGTTAGTTATTTTCGCACTGCCCAGAGGAGATTCAAAAGTAATGAACAAGAAGACTTCAAACTGGTACTTATATCATCACAGGCAGAAAATGGTCGTCCGAACATTATAGGTCCATCCAATGAGTTTGCAGGTTTGATTGTTAATGCTACTGCAGACACGGCTGGATGTAGAGACACTGTATGCCAAACCAACCAAGGATATCTAAAGCGGGTATTCGAAACAGATGCTTATTTTATGCAGCTTCAATTTCCCCTTTTATTTCCACAAGGAGATGATGGATACCACACTGAAATTCCATTGAAAAATTGCAAGAAAAGAAGACCAGAACCAGCTGATAATGATGAGACAGAAGGTGATCGAAAGTTCAGAGAGCATGTTACAATGAAAGAGTATTATTCCTATAAATTGATGATACGGACAAATGAAGGTTCTTTTTATTCCTCCTACCATTGCACTGTCACAAATTCTTAACAAATATTAATCATCAAAGCTGTATTTTATATAACCGTTCCTATTGGTGATCGTCCTTTGTTTCAATATAGGATTGACTCCGCATCTTGGTGGAAGGTTGTGGCAACAATATGTGGTTGATGCTTTTACAGCCATGGAGCAGTATAGACTGGATTGGATATCTCGAAACCAAACCACTATTCGTTCTGACCTCTACACTCTGTACGTGATGCAGTGCGTAGGGGAGATAATGATCCTTCACATGTTGGAAAATGTGTGGATACTTCCGGCATCTTTTACAGGTTCCAAGCGGTATATTTCTCAGTATTTTAAAGATTCGCTTGCACTGTGTCGCAGTATTGGCCATCCATCTCTTTTCTTAACAATGACAACAAATTCAAAATGGCCTGAGATTACAGaaatgatgaagcacttgcctGGAGTAAATGTTGCAGATGCTCCAGATGTTGTTGCACGTGTATTTAAAATGAAACTTGACCAGCTAATCGACCTCATAAAAAAGAAGCATTTCTTTGGCCGTTGTATTGGGTGTTAAGTGCTTTctaaaatctgaattttttttccttcttttatAATGCTATTTTATCCAATgctaatattttgttttttttaattatatgacaGTGATGCATGTAATTGAATTCAGAAGCGTGGGTTGCCACATGCTCATATGTTGGTATGGCTAGACGACAAAGACAAGCCTAAGACGGCTGAACAGATTGACAAATTAGTGAGTGCAGAAATTCCAGATGAAGAGTCAGATCCTATTTGTTATCAGcagtgaaaaattatatgattcatGGTCCGTGTGGGAAAGACACTTCTTACTCCCCATGCATGTTAATGATAAATGTGGACGTCACTTCCCAAAAAGGTACAAACGATGAAAATGCACATGCAGTCATAGTGACTTTAGTTATCTTTTTAAAACGTTATACCTGTATGATTGCCTCACCTTTATCTAAATTTGCTACACAGGGTTAATGGAGTAACATGTTTCGATGAATGTGGGTTTCCTAATTATCGGCGTCGAGACACAGGCAAGACAGTTAAGAGGAAGGGTGTGCTTCTCAACAATAGGTTGTTGTCCCGTATAATAGGGAACTACTGCTTCGTTCCAATGCCATATAAACTTAGAGATATGCAATAATTCCCGCTCCTTGAAGTACCTGTTCAAATATTGTCTCAAAGGACATGATACTGCTACCATGCTTCTAAAGCGAAAAATGATAAATCAGTGCAGTTGATTGTCAAGACGAAAGGAAAGATTTTTGATGAGGTTAGGCATTATCTTGATGGGCGTTACGTTTCAGCTTCTGAAGCAGCTTGGAGAATTTTAGGCTTGGCATTCATTCTCGATGGCCATCTGTTGACCGATTACCATCCATTTGCCAGATAGCAAGTATGTTAGCTTCAAAACAGGAGAATCTTTGCAGAATGTTTGTCATCGTGCTGATTCTAAAAGATCCAACTGGAAGCTTGGTTCTTAGCAAACAACTACTGCCGGATGCTAAAACTACACGTATAATGAAATTTCCGAGTTATTTTACATGGCTTCCCAAAGAGTGCAAGTGGAAGTATAGACAGAGGGGTGATGTAGTTGGGAGGCTGTCGGAGGTTCATGCTACAGCCGGTGATTTGCTCTATCTCAGAATGTTGCTGATGCGGAAAAAGGGCTGTTTAGGATTTGAGGACATACGGACGGTCGATGGTGTTGTGTATGACACTTTTAAGGAGGCATGTGGTGCTATGGGTCTTTTACAAGACGACAACCAGTGGCATGAGGCATTGTCCGAAACTCTCACTCAGCCTTCCCTCATCATTACGTGAAATGTTTGTGAATATTTTGGCACATAATACTGTTGCTGATCCACTTTTATTATGGACTCGACACTGGAAATGTATGTCGGAAGATATTCTGAGGAAGCAAAGGAGCACAACTGGTATCAATGATCTTGAACTACCCGAAGTTGACATACATAATTACACTCTAGCAGGTATTTTAGTTTTTACTCAGCTATAAATAGTTGTTCAAACATGTCATAGTTGGTATGAATAATTTTAGCACCACACACCTTGGAGCAGACCACTCATTGTGTCTTTTCAATGCACATGTTGCTGCTTTCATGTTACTTCTGAAAATACCAGCCATATAGACACTCATTTCGTTTGAATTTAACATCCACCTTCATCTAGAGTCTTAACACAATACAGTTACATTTCaggcttttttattttttatcaccGGTTCTTTACTCAGCTGTCTGTATTGTTTTAATGCCATGGTTTAATTCATTtgtagatttaatttttgataatatatgtggTGTTTGTTTGAGTTGTTCATTCTTTCTTTTAAACTGCTAGGTATGCGCAGCCACATAGTGTTGTGATATTCTAATTGTTATTCTTCTTATTTAAGCTCCTCACAGTTACTAGAGACTAATTATTTCAATTTGGTTACTGCATTGTTGTTATTGTTCCTACCTGTTATGTTAGATAGGCCTgtgttttcttttatattatagtGCTTGCCTTGATTCAGAAACTGCATACTATATGGTGTGATTTCAGGTCTATTTTTTGATAACCTGTTTtgagatatattaaatatttatgtggtTTTGCTCATTCTGAGTATGACTAATGACATTTGACCAACAAACATTTACCAGAACACTATTAAATACATTAAAAGCCCCAAAAAAACAACCCCAGAGCCAGACTTCTAAACTCAGATTTCTTTATCAGTTTAGTTCCTCTTTTGCTGTAGGTTACCTGATcaactcttcttcttcttttttttttttaatttaatagccACCTTCAAATGGGATTGTATACGTGTGTGTGCGTCAAatctaatatgaaaaataatataaatagtaAAATTTCAACTTCATGATACCAATTATGTTTTAGAGCTACAAAtgaccaatatatatatagtatcatGTAATTTGCAGAGcatatttttagaattaaacaatatttttatttggcATTTTAGTACCTTGCTATAATTCCCCCTATTATAATTAAGAGTTTATAATTATGAGTTGCATCTATGAAGATTGGTCCCCACTTTTTTGGTTAGGTTTTGAATTCTTTTTCATATCACATTCTGTTCCTAATCATTTATTTACCCCTTCCTCTGGATTTGATTGGTTGTCCTTGCAGAAATTGAAAATTGTTTAATGATATTGGAAAGAGTTTGAAAGACTTCCCAGACCTGCCTTTCCAACAGATAACTACAGAAATGCTGATTTGAATAGGCTTATCATAGAGGAGACATCATACAATGTTAGAGAGATGAAGGAGGTTCACGATGCTAACTACCAGAAGTTAAATTCAGGCCAGAGGTGTGTATATAATTCAGTCATTGATTCTGTGCTCGCAAAGAAGGGGTGGATTATTCTTTGTACACGAAGTGGTGGATGCGGCAAGACTTTTctttggcaaacagtgatagctTACCTTCGTTCAGAACGTCGAATTGTAATCCCTGTTGCTTCTTCAGGGATTGCAGCGACACTGCTCCCAGGTGGGAGGACTGCACACTCTCGCTTCCATATACCTATAAAGCTTGATCAATACTCCTGTGCTGGCATTAAACATGGTACTGACCTTGCTGAATTAATCAAACTCACCGATTTGATTATTTGGGATGAGGCGCCTATGCAACACCCGCTATGCTTTTGAGTGTGTTGATCGTACTTTACGGGACATTATGTCTGCCGTTGATCCTGAAAGAGCCAAAAAACCATTTGGTGGAATAACTGTAGTGTTTGGTGGGGATTTCCGTCAGATTTTGCCTGTTATTCCAAAAGCTTCGAGAGCAGAAATCATTGCAGCAGCTTTGAATAATCTAAACTATGGGATCACTGCCAGGTGTTCCTTCTATTTCAGAACATGCGATTGCATGCTGGGAATAGTCCTGAGCATAACCAGATGATAAAAGAATTTAGTGAATGGCAGCTCCAGATTGGCGATGAAAAGTAGATCCAATTCGAATAAAGGAACACATTTCCGAGGGTGTTATTCAAATTACCTGAGCAACACGTGTCCACTCACATGACACACCTGTTCAAGATTTGATTGAAATTATATATCCGTCCTTCTCTGAAAACATGTTTTCTCGGCACTACCTTAGTTCTCGCGCCATTCTCACTCCTACAAATGCTGTGGTAGATGACATCAATTCTGCCATTCTTGATAAGTGCCAGGGGATGTACACACTATTTTAGTCAGGACTCCTTGGAGGATAAAGGCCCGGAGGAAATGAGTTTGATGAATCATTCCCGGTGGAATATTTGAACTCTCTGAACATGCCATGTATTCCTAAACATGAGCTCAAAATCAAGATAGGAACTCCAGTGATGCTGATGAGAAATCTGAACCAAATTAATGGGCTATGCAATGGTACTCGGATGATTGTCACGGGTTGTAAGAAGAACAGCATTGaatgtgaaataatgtgtggtTCACACATTGGTACTAAGCATCTAATACCACGTATTGAGATGATACCTACCGAGACACCATGGCCATTTGATTTCAAGAGAACTCAATTTCCTCTTCAGATATGTTTTGCTATGACCATAAACAAAAGCCAAGGACAGTCACTTGATAA of Daucus carota subsp. sativus chromosome 3, DH1 v3.0, whole genome shotgun sequence contains these proteins:
- the LOC135151410 gene encoding uncharacterized protein LOC135151410, whose amino-acid sequence is MSEDILRKQRSTTGINDLELPEVDIHNYTLAEFERLPRPAFPTDNYRNADLNRLIIEETSYNVREMKEVHDANYQKLNSGQRCVYNSVIDSVLAKKGWIILCTRSGGCGKTFLWQTVIAYLRSERRIVIPVASSGIAATLLPGGRTAHSRFHIPIKLDQYSCAGIKHGTDLAELIKLTDLIIWDEAPMQHPLCF